In Chiloscyllium plagiosum isolate BGI_BamShark_2017 chromosome 35, ASM401019v2, whole genome shotgun sequence, a genomic segment contains:
- the fdxacb1 gene encoding ferredoxin-fold anticodon-binding domain-containing protein 1 isoform X1 — protein sequence MRQEGSTLLVAEGNFSFASALCECVDRGTQIIATCYESEKEISKHENTTKNIAKLLEKGAEVYFQVDCTKLQECPCLKSRQFDRIIFNFPHCGRKAGVKKNRELLANFFLSCADVLTAKGDVHVTLCKGQGGTAADQPMRAWHNSWQIVAMAARAGFILSKVQMFDCSQYYGYTSTGYRSQDKPFHVDQALTHVFTRSLPFSEMKPVVMETIIGSERLFCHIPEELVEKINRNFLQEGSHHPVKKIDELLRKQIADAVNLQELEDNFPLLSKQYLQPDGACVGSEVCQAELYWVSCSKLQEDGLRNIDYAELQCSDVPTQIFGNKRGQIVDYAILKQFGIPGSSEDCRSYCLRPTLTGYVADILQKTDFRVEVIYALSGTVFRKCLITPQTMPVFHEMILCSAFKKNADFLSLFMCSVERAISFLIKSASGTVASIDKTLNSITFEEEGSGKSWNIHFRQMEHPEFTDLTVAKLVCIPNKQDSELNNCVMSINLDLLSMVLYHINDWRMLWTFDERFLDQISATEFKPFSEFSLYPPTYSHDISFWVNENGKPEELELHALVRRVTRESVKEMKLIDSFLHTQSKRMSYCYRLMYQSCDKALSYQQALEMQLHLRVELQKHFQVTLR from the exons GAGCAGAAGTCTACTTTCAAGTGGATTGCACCAAGCTCCAGGAATGTCCCTGCTTGAAAAGTAGGCAGTTTGACAGGATTATCTTCAATTTCCCGCACTGTGGCAGAAAGGCTGGCGTGAAGAAGAACAGAGAGCTGCTGGCTAATTTTTTTCTGAG TTGCGCCGATGTTCTGACTGCCAAAGGTGATGTTCATGTTACCCTGTGTAAGGGACAGGGAGGGACTGCTGCTGATCAGCCAATGAGAGCATGGCATAACAGCTGGCAAATCGTTGCTATGGCTGCAAGAGCTGGGTTCATTTTAAGTAAAGTGCAGATGTTTGACTGCTCACAGTATTATGGCTACACCAGCACTGGATATAG gAGTCAAGATAAGCCTTTCCATGTTGACCAAGCTCTGACTCACGTGTTCACGAGAAGCCTCCCCTTCAGCGAGATGAAGCCAGTTGTCATGGAAACCATTATTGGGAGTGAGCGCTTGTTCTGCCATATCCCTGAGGAACTTGTTGAAAAGATTAACAG GAATTTTCTTCAGGAAGGTTCACACCATCCCgtaaagaaaattgatgagttGTTGAGAAAGCAGATTGCAGATGCAGTGAATCTACAGGAACTGGAGGACAACTTTCCTCTGCTGTCAAAACAATACCTTCAGCCTGATGGTGCCTGTGTAGGATCTGAAGTTTGTCAAGCTGAACTTTATTGGGTGAGCTGTTCCAAACTTCAAGAGGATGGATTGAGAAATATTGACTATGctgaactgcagtgctctgaTGTTCCTACGCAGATCTTTGGAAACAAGAGGGGACAGATTGTGGACTACGCAATCTTGAAACAGTTTGGCATCCCTGGCTCAAGTGAAGATTGCAGGAGCTACTGCCTTCGGCCTACCCTGACAGGATATGTTGCCGATATTTTGCAAAAAACGGACTTCAGAGTTGAAGTAATTTATGCACTCAGTGGCACTGTTTTCAGGAAGTGTCTGATTACACCACAAACTAtgccagtattccatgagatgatTTTGTGTAGTGCTTTCAAAAAGAATGCAGATTTTTTAAGTCTATTTATGTGCTCTGTGGAGAGGGCTATTTCATTCCTCATTAAGTCAGCATCAGGCACCGTGGCCTCTATAGATAAGACCTTAAATTCGATCACTTTTGAAGAAGAGGGCAGTGGGAAAAGCTGGAATATTCATTTTCGACAGATGGAACACCCAGAATTTACTGATCTAACTGTCGCAAAATTGGTTTGCATTCCTAATAAACAGGACAGTGAATTAAATAACTGCGTTATGTCAATAAATCTTGACCTGCTGTCCATGGTGCTGTACCACATAAACGACTGGAGGATGCTATGGACATTTGATGAACGCTTCCTAGACCAGATTAGTGCAACCGAATTCAAACCGTTTTCTGAGTTCTCGCTCTACCCACccacatattcacatgacatcaGCTTCTGGGTCAATGagaatgggaaaccagaggaatTGGAGCTCCATGCACTTGTAAGGCGGGTAACCAGGGAATCAGTGAAAGAAATGAAGCTGATTGACAGTTTCTTGCACACTCAATCCAAACGTATGAGCTACTGTTATAGGCTAATGTACCAGTCATGTGACAAAGCATTGTCTTATCAGCAAGCATTGGAAATGCAACTGCATCTTAGAGTCGAACTGCAGAAACATTTTCAAGTAACTCTTAGATAA